The Apium graveolens cultivar Ventura chromosome 3, ASM990537v1, whole genome shotgun sequence sequence ATTTTCACTGGTGTCGTCATTATGTTGATCAAGAGTCATTGTTTTTGTCCCAAGAGCTAGTCTTTCCATAGCAGGCTTCATGATGTGGACTACTGGGATGTTGTTGAGGTTTAAGTTTTTGAACACAGCTCCTAATCCAGCCAATGCATCAGCTTTCACATTATTCTCCCTTGGGACCTGTTCTATGCTGAAGTTGTCAAAGTAGTTGGTTAGTCCTTTTGTGATGTCGAGGTAAGCCACCATTTTAGGATCTTTGGCTTCATAAGAGCCCTTGACATGATTGACAACAAGTAATAAATTACAATTAACATCAATTTTTTTGATCTTCATGTCTTTAGCGATTGTGAGTCCTATGATTAATGCCTCGTATTCAGCTTCATTTTTCGTGGCTTTGAAGTCACAACATATCAATTGGGCTATCATATCCCCCTGTGGCGATTTGAGGACAAGCCCCAGTCCCGTTCCATTGACATTAGATGCCCCATCTGTATACAATGTCCAAGGCTTCACGTCTACCCTTGAAAGAACTTTCTGAAACTCCTGCTCAGCATCTGTCATTTGGCTTGGACTAAATTCATCCACAAAATCAGCTAAGGCTTATGACTTTATCGCATTTCTCGTGTCATACGTGATGTCATAAGTGCTTAGTCGTATTGCCCATTTCGCCATTTTCCCCGTCAAATCATGTTTACTTAAGATATTCCTCAAAGGGAAGTTCGTCATGACATGTATCTTATGTGCCTCAAATTAATGTCTCAACTTAATGGAAGTCATGGCTAATGCAAGTACTAACTTTTCAAGAGATGTGTACCTTGtttctgaaaggaatatgtcctaagtccaatcatgtatgaggatttaggaataacttttatgtaatctgttttgatttcattgatattaataaaagacttgttttgttattattacgggctttatctatttaagtgtttaaataagatataccatagtttagagtaaagctttttatggattatgatgagatcataatagtgagacctaaaaagatgataactataaacttaaatagttcctggtcataggattactaactggtaattaataatccgcaaagatcggtacatactatgtttgcttcattatgaaggatgtctgttctcatagacatttgtgtggtgacactatagctagtatgtaggtgcttattatagaataagttcactgaacatgactcgcacagctgaacaactgatggagttcactcacgtgtcagcagttgttcatatagtgatagttgtacaagtatccttagacttgaggtcatcatagtcatcttgtgtacactgaactatgctttggtttagttcttagtctccagggacaattattagggctcttctgggtataggaatttgtacacgaagatagtgtatgatcaataaaggatctaccccttccagtgtaggaagcgaatgttcaaggctgatccacttatgctagttcaggaatctctggccagagtaaatgaaattagaaaggagtttctaatttgcatagaactacacatagtaaatggtaagcaaagtgattgaattagataggcttgacacgagatccatgccttgtatttaatcgggacattgtagggtagaaggagtttattgtacggtaactattcactgaataggttcttggtattctaagcagtgaattcatattatccggatagtcgcgatatgctgagaagtatccctcacgatgtagaataaatgtgattaattaattaatcatatttaataaattagagaatttatataaataatgataaaatagttttattattatttatttctactaccggcttaatattgaacctacagggtcacaccataaaaagagaatgatttaatggtggaggaattaattaataatggctaataattatttatttatgaaataaataattaattgtcaaatttaataattgattaaatgagatttaattgattataaattaattaagaaaagttcttaatattattaattaaggatttaatttttggaaattaaatcaagagagagaattatttctaaagtgtttagaaaaaggattaataattaaaagatgttttaattattaatgagaataataaatgggataataataatattatttatgggaaaatttcagctgaaaattttgcctataaatacactattatagaccctattttattccaacccacatcaaacccgaaaacccaaaatgtttggaaaactcaattctctccacctccttcctcctccttaacatcgttttcttgatggataccggtggagtgcttcacacttgaggagcaactactaaggatctctgatcgttgtctccgaattatttttaaaggttagattcgatccctcgaatttttattcatgatctgtatgcttttatttggattttgtatgtgtaaaagtgttttgccatgtctccgctgcatttaaaatccaacaatggtatcagagcataggttgtatgcatatagatctgtggtaaaaatttcagaattttatgtgcttgtataaattaattatattttttataagttatattatggattaattttgtctgatgagaaatcgtttctcagaataattttaatgttgatctggg is a genomic window containing:
- the LOC141715154 gene encoding uncharacterized protein LOC141715154, which gives rise to MTDAEQEFQKVLSRVDVKPWTLYTDGASNVNGTGLGLVLKSPQGDMIAQLICCDFKATKNEAEYEALIIGLTIAKDMKIKKIDVNCNLLLVVNHVKGSYEAKDPKMVAYLDITKGLTNYFDNFSIEQVPRENNVKADALAGLGAVFKNLNLNNIPVVHIMKPAMERLALGTKTMTLDQHNDDTSENIDNWI